The proteins below come from a single Drosophila miranda strain MSH22 chromosome Y unlocalized genomic scaffold, D.miranda_PacBio2.1 Contig_Y1_pilon, whole genome shotgun sequence genomic window:
- the LOC117191748 gene encoding uncharacterized protein LOC117191748: MMSTRRRPETESPKYGYNLSSRPMYRTTRFVGPASSAPAQLQLPHQSHHQQPGALPVPPPLEEIRGGLFAPFAPTAAISVEQAASSIHQLHYPRRSWQRTHRHGNQVEVDDDEDDDEDDDDFGGANGEDNQEEVIAPADLQQHRHKHHQLQNHRHQRQQQPHQQHSSDPSYVENGRKLIQVGKKKKMHIIFPSWRTYNLIGAEDNR; this comes from the exons ATGATGTCCACCAGAAGACGCCCCGAAACCGAATCCCCAAAATACGGATACAA CCTCTCCTCCCGCCCCATGTACCGCACCACCCGCTTCGTGGGACCCGCCTCCTCAGCGCCCGCCCAGTTGCAGCTGCCCCATCAATCgcaccaccagcagccagGGGCGTTGCCGGTCCCACCTCCACTCGAAGAGATTAGGGGTGGCTTGTTCGCTCCGTTTGCGCCAACCGCAGCGATTTCTGTCGAACAGGCAGCCAGCTCGATTCATCAACTTCATTATCCACGCAGAAGTTGGCAAAGGACCCATCGCCATGGAAATCAGGTTGAGGTGGATGACGACGAGGATGACGacgaggatgatgatgatttcGGTGGGGCTAATGGTGAGGACAACCAAGAGGAAGTCATTGCTCCGGCTGATCTGCAGCAGCATCGACACAAGCACCACCAGCTGCAGAACCATCGCCACCAAcgacaacagcagccgcaccAGCAGCACTCCAGTGATCCCAGCTACGTGGAAAACGGCAGAAAGCTGATACAGGTaggaaaaaagaagaaaatgcACATCATTTTTCCATCGTGGCGTACATATAATTTGATTGGAGCTGAAGATAACCGATAG